In Nocardia sp. NBC_00403, the DNA window ATGTCACCGATCGCACCTCGGTGCAGTCCGTATTCGACCAGGTGGCAATGGATCTCGGGCAACCGCACATCCTGATCAACAATGCCGGGATCACCCGCGACGACATGTTCTTCCGACTTTCCGAGGACGATTGGAACGCGGTCCTCTCGGTCAACCTGACCGGGGCCTACCACTGCGCGCAGGTCGCACAGAAGTTCATGGTCGCGCAGCGCTACGGCAAGATCGTCTCGCTCTCCAGCCGCTCCGCCCTCGGCAACCGGGGCCAGGCGAACTACGCCGCCGCCAAGGCCGGCATCCAGGGCTTGACCGCGACGCTGGCCATCGAACTCGGCCCCTACAACATCAACGTCAACGCGGTCGCCCCCGGCTACATCGCCACCGCAATGACCGCCGCGACCGCCAACCGAGTAGGGCTCACCGCCGAGGAGCACCAGCAGTCCGTTGCCGGGCGCACCCCGCTCGGCCGCGTCGGACAGCCCGAGGAGGTCGCCGCTGTCATTGCGTTCCTGGCCAGCGACGAGGCCTCCTACGTCAGTGGCCAAACGCTCTACGTCAACGGTGGGGCCCGCTGAGCCGGCCCGAGTGCCGCTATAGCGACCGCCCGGTATGACGGAGGATAATGAGTACTTCGATCGACCACGTCGATAGGAAGGAGCCACGGCAATGAGAGCTATGCCGAATCGCTCACTCACAATCCTCCTCGCGGGTCTGGCAACCGTCGGCAGCCTGGGGCTGTCGGGTACCGCGGCAGCTGCCGTAAGACAGCAGGACCCACAGTCACAGCCGCAGTGCACAGTAGGCGAGAGATCGGACCAGGGTCCCTTCCGCTGCGAGTGCGGACCCGATGGCAAGTGGATCTGCGTCAGACGAAGGTGATACGCGTAGCGGCACGTCAGCCGCACAGTTCCATTCAAGCCTGATTCGCGGATGCGTGCTCGGCATCCCACTGCTGCCGGGCGGCGCCGATGACGCCTCTGTGCTCTCGCGACCAGTCGGCGAGCACCAGCACCGTCTCCGCGAGACTCCGGCCGGTCGCGGTGAGCCGGTACTCGACCTGCGGCGGGATGGTCGGGTAGGCGATCCGTTCGATGATCCCGTCCCGCCACAACCGTTTGGTGGTCAAGGTCAGCATGCGCTGGGAAATACCAGGAATTGCTCGCTCCAGTTCGCGGAAGCGACGCACTCCCTTGCTCAGCTCCACGATCACCAGCACCGTCCACCGGTCCCCCAGCCTGTCGAGGACATCGCGAATCCCGCAGTCGTCATCGCCACACGGTCCATCGGGAATAGAGCCCGCCGCCTGCAGGCTAACCGCCGTGTTCGTGACTGACATCAGAGTGCCTCCTTATGCTGCCGCCCGCGATTGCGGATGCTGGGTCATGTTCAGCAACTGCAACATTCGGGAGTGCACCAATGATCCTCGTCACCGGTATTTCCGGTTCACTCGGCAGCCTCGTCTTCAGCGGGTTGTCCGCGCTCGACGACATCACCGTCACGGCGGGCAGCCGTTCCGGTGACGGTGCCGGCGTCCGGCACATCGATTTCGACGACCCCGCCACCCTGGTCGAAGGGTTTCGGGAGGTGGACGTGCTGGTGTTCATCTCGGCTGGATACGCGGAAGACGACGTGGTGCTGGCCAGGCACGACGCAGTAGTCGCCGCCGCGACGACGGCAGGCGTCCGGCACGTCATCTACACCAGCCTCGCGGGCTCCGGTGATCTGATGACCATCGCGCTCCCGCACCGATGGACCGAGACACGGCTGGCTTCGGCGCCGCTCGATGTGACGATTCTGCGCAACGGACTCTATGCCGAGGTGCCGATCGGATTGGCGGCCGCAGGTGCTGCCTCGGCCGCCGAAACAGGTTTCTACACAGCCGCATTCGGCAATGGACGGGTGTCGGTTGTCGCTCGCGAGGACCTCGCCGACGTGGCGGTGCTGGTGGCCGCCGAAACCAGCCGAGACCTCACGGCAGGCGGTCGTAGCAGGCATGCGGGCAAGGTCTACGAACTCGAAGGCGTCGCGACGATCGGCGGGTCCGACATCGCAGCGGTGCTGGCCGAATCGCTCGGCCGGCCGGTGAGCTACCGATCCATGCCATTGTCCGACACCCGAATCGCACTGCAGGACATAGGAATGGAGCCCTACCAAGTCACGAATGCCGTCTCCCTGTTCGCCAATATAGGCGCGGGTGTGCTCGAGGCAAGCCGGACCGACCTGCTCGAACTACTGCCCGCCGAGCCCCGCGATGTCCGGGCACTGCTCACCGCGGCCGTGCGAACCGGCGGGTACCAGTCCGTTTCGATCACTACGACCCGTTGAGCGCCGCTGCCATGACGGTCACCGCACCGCCGAGCCGGACGAACTCCCGCTCGCGCGGTTGGTCACCGCTCGAACGCGGTCACCAGGGCACCGGACCGAAGCGATCGAAGAATCCACCGGTCGGTCCGTCCGGTCCGATCGACGCCAGGCGGACGATCGCGTCGGTACCCTCGGTGACCGTTTGGTGGCCTGAGTTGTTGTTCAGATCCGTTGCGGTGTAGCCGGGGTCGGCGGCGTTGATTTGGATGTCGGGCAGCGCGCGAGAGTACATCGAGGTGATCATGTTGAGGGCGGTCTTCGAGGACGGATAGGGCAGGCCGAGAAGGGTGGACTCGATGCGGGTCGGGTCGGAGGTTCGGGCCAGCGAGCCGATGCCGCTCGACACCATCACGATTCGAGGTTGGGTGGCCGCGCGTAGCAGCGGCAGGAACGCGTTGGTCACCTGAACCGCGCCGAAGACGTTGGTCTCGAATACTTCTCGGAAGTCTGCCGCTTCGGTGTCGGGCGGAAGTCTGCGTGTGCCGCCGACGCCGGCGTTGTTCACCAGCACATCCAGCTTCCGCGTCCGTTGCCCGACCGCCTCGACGGCCGCGGTGATCGAGTCGGCTGAGGTGACCTCCAGCTGGATGAACTCGACGTCGAGGCCTGCCGCGGTGAGGGCGGCCACCGCCGACTTGCCGCGATCGGCGTCGCGTGCGGCCAGGAACACCTGCCAGCCGAGGCTCGCCAGCCTACGGACGGTCTCGCGACCAAGTCCTTTGTTCGCTCCGGTAACCAGAACCGTCGTCGCGGAGTTCGTGGGGTTGTTCATCATCCGAGCATCGCCCACCGCAGTCGCGGCACTCCAGGACCGGCGGCTCCTGGGACCCGCAGTACCACCCCGCCGTGCGAGTGGT includes these proteins:
- a CDS encoding NmrA family NAD(P)-binding protein, which produces MILVTGISGSLGSLVFSGLSALDDITVTAGSRSGDGAGVRHIDFDDPATLVEGFREVDVLVFISAGYAEDDVVLARHDAVVAAATTAGVRHVIYTSLAGSGDLMTIALPHRWTETRLASAPLDVTILRNGLYAEVPIGLAAAGAASAAETGFYTAAFGNGRVSVVAREDLADVAVLVAAETSRDLTAGGRSRHAGKVYELEGVATIGGSDIAAVLAESLGRPVSYRSMPLSDTRIALQDIGMEPYQVTNAVSLFANIGAGVLEASRTDLLELLPAEPRDVRALLTAAVRTGGYQSVSITTTR
- a CDS encoding winged helix-turn-helix transcriptional regulator; amino-acid sequence: MSVTNTAVSLQAAGSIPDGPCGDDDCGIRDVLDRLGDRWTVLVIVELSKGVRRFRELERAIPGISQRMLTLTTKRLWRDGIIERIAYPTIPPQVEYRLTATGRSLAETVLVLADWSREHRGVIGAARQQWDAEHASANQA
- a CDS encoding SDR family oxidoreductase, producing MNNPTNSATTVLVTGANKGLGRETVRRLASLGWQVFLAARDADRGKSAVAALTAAGLDVEFIQLEVTSADSITAAVEAVGQRTRKLDVLVNNAGVGGTRRLPPDTEAADFREVFETNVFGAVQVTNAFLPLLRAATQPRIVMVSSGIGSLARTSDPTRIESTLLGLPYPSSKTALNMITSMYSRALPDIQINAADPGYTATDLNNNSGHQTVTEGTDAIVRLASIGPDGPTGGFFDRFGPVPW
- the fabG gene encoding 3-oxoacyl-ACP reductase FabG, which gives rise to MNRFTDKIAVVTGAAQGIGAATAVRLAAEGAAVAVLDRNAPDKTTEQITAAGGTARGYVCDVTDRTSVQSVFDQVAMDLGQPHILINNAGITRDDMFFRLSEDDWNAVLSVNLTGAYHCAQVAQKFMVAQRYGKIVSLSSRSALGNRGQANYAAAKAGIQGLTATLAIELGPYNINVNAVAPGYIATAMTAATANRVGLTAEEHQQSVAGRTPLGRVGQPEEVAAVIAFLASDEASYVSGQTLYVNGGAR